The DNA sequence ATCCAGTCGAGGGCGAGGATCTCGTGGGCCCCGCGCAGGACGTGGCCCAGCCGCTCTTCCAGCGAGGCCGCCTCCTGGATGGCGATGCTCAACCGGTGCAGCTCCTCCAGGTTCCGCCGGGACTCCTCCAGGTGCTCCGTGGAGCCCTTCAGCTCCGCGTAGAGGCGGGCGTTCTCCAGCGCGATGGCGGCGTGGCTCCCCAGGGAGGCGAGGAGATCGAGCTCGCCCGCGTCGAACCGGCGCGGGGTGCGGGTGAAGACCGCCAGCGTCCCCACCGCCCGGTCCCCCAGCAGGAGGGGGACCCCGGCGTAGGCCACGACGCCCTCGGCGGCCGCCCACTCCCGGTTCACGACCCGGGGATCGGTCCGGAAGTCCTCCACCACCAGGGGGGCCCGCGCCTCCAACAGGCGCCCCGAAACCCCCTCGCCGGGGCGGAAGGTTCGGGTGTGCCGCTTCGCCCCCAGGCGGAGGCCGTAGTCCGCCCGCTGGGTGAGGAGGCCGGTCGCGGGGTCCACGACCGCCAGCGTGGCGGCGTCGGCCCGGAAGAGCTCCACCGACGCCCGGACGATGCTCTCCAGGACCGCCTGGGCATCCAGGCTCGCCGTGACCGCCCGACTCAGCTCCGTGAGCCGGCGCAGGCGCTCCCCGGTCGCCCGGGCCTCCTCGAAGAGGCGGGCGTTCTCGATGGCGATGGCCAGTTGCCGGGCGATGGGGAGGAGGACCGGCAGCTCCCGGCGCGTGAAGGCGCCGGGCCGGGCGCTGCACAGGTTGAAGGTGCCGAGGGCCCTGTCCTTTGCCTGGAGGGGAATCGCCACCCAGGACCGGAGCCCCGCCTCGGCCAGGGAGCCGTCCTCGGCGAACCGCTCCCCCTCAGGCACGGCCAGGGTGTCCTGCCGGAAACAGGGCTCGCCCGTTGCGAGGGCGGAGGCGACCGCGGAGCCGGCGAGGGGGCGGGTGGTCCCCTCGGTGCCCGCCGGCGGTCCGACTCCCTTCACCATCAGCGTCGCGACGGCCTCCCCCCCCTCATCCACGAGGGCGATGCTCATCCGGTCGAAGGGGAGGAGCTTGGCCGTCTCCTCCGCGGCGATGTCGAAGACCTGACTCAGGTGCAGGCTGGAGGAGATGGTGCTGGCGATCCGGTTGGCCGCGCTGATCTGCTCCGCCCGGTCCTGGGCCTCGGTGAAGAGCTGCGCGTTCTCCAGGGCGATCGCGGCCTGCTGGGAGAACACCCGGAGCAGGTCCACGGTCTCGCGGGGGAGCGGGCGCCGGCTCACCTTGTTGTCCGCCACCAGGACCCCGATGGCGCGGCCCCGGGAGAGCAGGGGAAGCACCGCGAAGGCGCGGCTCCGGAACGATCGGATCGCGGCCGAGGGGCCCGGCATCCGGTATTCGGACGGGACCGGGCCCGGGCCCTCCCACACGACGTCCCGCGCCTCCCGGTAGGCGAGGGCGAGAACGCCCCCCTCGGCCGCGACGGGCACGCGCAGGGCTTCCAACGGGTCCTCTGCCACGCCGAGCATCGCGCGGCACTGCAGGTGGGTCCCCTCGGGGTCCGGGAGGAAAATGCCGATCCGGTCGAGGCCCAGCACCTCGTGCGCCCCCTCGAGGATCAGGTCGAGGCGCGCCGGGAGCGGGATCGCCTCCTGCAGCGCGATGGTGAGCCGGTAGAGTTCCGCCAGCCGCCGGTTCGTGTCGGCCAGGCGGGTGGTCGAGGCCTGCAGGTCGCCGTAGAGGCGCGCGGTGTCGATGGCCACGCCGACCTGGCCCCCCAGCACGCTCAGGAGCAGCAGCTCCTGGGGGGTGAAGGGGCGGGACTCGCGCCGGTAGACGCAGAGGAGCCCCACGGGGCCGGTCTCCCCCATGAGCGCGAAGATGGCGAAGGCCCGGAGCCCTTCCTCCCGCGCGTACAGTTCCCCGCCGCGCGGGTCGGCGGTGATGTCGGGGATGCTGATGTACTCCCCCCGCGACGCCGCCTCGCGAGCGAGCGGGCTGTCCTGCCAGCGGATCCGGGCCCGCTCGCGCACGAAGCGCTCCCCGCGTCCGCGGTGGGCGCGCAGGATGAGCTCATCGGTGGCCGGGTCCAGGACGCGGAACTGGCAGGCATCGACCTCGAGGATGCTGGTGACCGTCTCCAGGGCGGTCTCGAGAATCCGGTCCAGGTTGGGGGTCCGACTCACGGCGGTGATGACGGTGTTCACCGCCTCCAGCTCCCGATTCCGCTGACGGATCTCCCGGTCGCGGGTGAGGATCAGCTCCGCCATCCGCGTGAGCGCGGCGGCGAGCTGCGCGACCTCGTCGCTCCCGGGCACGGGGAACCCCTCCCCCAGGTCCTCGGGACGCGTCACGGCGCGCACCCGGGCGGTGAGCCGACGGATCGGCCGGGTGAGCCAGGTGCCCAGGCCGCCGGCCACGAGGGCCGCCACGAGCACCGCGAGCCCGGTCGCGAGGACGATCCGCCGCTGCAGCCGCGCGGCCGGCAGGTAGGCCTCCCCGGCGGTCTGCTGCACGGCCAGCGTCCAGCCCGTCCCGACGACCGCGGCGTACGCGCCGATGAGCGGCTCTTGTCCCGGGATCTCGAGCTCCCGGACCCCCCGGAGGACCAAGCGGGCGGCCTCCCGGGCCGCTTCGAGGTGCAGCCCCCGCTCCGCCGGCGGGTTCTGGTCGGCAGCCGCCAGGATCTCGCCCTCCCGGTCCACCAGGTAGAGGCTCCCGGTCTTGCCGATGCTGACCCCGCGCATCGCGTCCGCGACCTCGGTCAGCTCCAGGGTTCCCAGGAGGGCCCCCACCACCTCCCCTCCCGCCGCCCGGATCGGCCGGGCGATGCGCAGGATCGGCCGCGAACTCCCCCGGTCGCGGGTGAGGAGGGGGCCGATGGCATCGGCGTCCAGGGCGAGGCGGAGGGCCGGATCCTCCGCCACCGAGGCGGGGGCCCCGGTGAAGGAGGCCGCCACGACGTGGCCGGTCCGGTCCACGACCAGGAGACGCTCCAGCGTGAGGTGCGTCTCATCCAAGGCCCGCAGGGCCGGGCGGAGGCGGGCGGGGTCGCTCCCCGGGATCTCCTCCGCCAGCTCGCGGGCCTTCAGCTCCAGGATCTTGTCGGCTGTCCCCACGATCCGGGCGATCTCATCGGCCATCCGGAGGGCGATCTGCGCCGCCCCGCGCTGCAGTGCGGCGCGGAGGCTCTCGCGGCTCTGACTGAGCGTGAGCGTCCCCAGGTAGAGTCCCTGCGCCAGGAGGAGGCCGGCCAGGAGCAGGATGAGCTTAGTGCGGAAGGCCATGGATTGCCCTAGTTCCCCGCGGCGGCGAAGAAGCGCGCTGCGCCGGGATGGAGCGGAATCGCCAGGCCGCGGCGCGTCGCCTCGGGCGTGATGTCGGCGCCCCGGGGATGCGCCTGCCGCAGGTAGGCGAGATTGGCGAAGAGCACCCGGAGGACCTCCGCCACCGTCTCCTCCGGGAGGGCCGCCTGCCCGACGAGGAGGGCGGTGATGGCCAGCGTCCCGACGGGCTCGGGGGATCCGTAGCTGCCCGCCGGGAGGGAGGCCGCGGAGAAGAAGGGGTAGCGGCGCATCAGATCCTCGCGCAGCCTCCCGTCGATGGGGAGGATGCGGATCGGGACCCGCTTCGCCAGGTCCTGAATGACCCGGGTGGGGATCCCCGCCGTGATGAAGGCCGCGTCCAGGTTCCCCTGCTCGAGCTGCGTCATCGCCTCCTCGAAGGGGGCCTCCACCGCCCGGACCTCCCGCAGCACGCCCGCCGCCTCCAGGATCTGCCGAGCGTTGAAGGCGGTGCCGCTCCCCTGGGCACCGACCGCGACGCGCCGCCCCCGCAGGTCCGCGATGCCCCGCACTGACGCGTCCCGCCGGACGACCGCCTGGATGATCTCGGGGTACAGGGCCGCGAGGGCCCGGACCTGTCCGAGGACCCGGCCGGCGAAGGCCTCCTGCCCGTAGAAGGCGTAGTAGGCCACGTCCTGCTGGGCGATCCCGAGCTCCACGTCCCCCCGCTCCAGCCAGAGGAGGTTCTCGACGGACCCCCGGGAGGGAATCGCGCGAGCGGTCGTCCCCTCGAGGCTCGCGTTCAGGATGGCGGCGATGGCGGCCCCGATGGGGTAATAGGTGCCGCCGCTGGAGCCCGTGGCGATGGTGAGGGTCTTGAGGGGCGCGCCCCCCGCGGGGGCGAGGGGCAGGAGCAGGATGCCGAGCAAGAGGAGGAGGAATCGGCAACGCGCCATCTGGGTGCCCCGGGAGCGCGGACCATGTGGTAGAGAGGTGCGTCCCCCTACGGGAAGGCTAACCACTTGTCAGGACAGCAATTTCTATGCCAGGCGGGAGGGGCGCGGCGGAGGCTGGGGGACGGGAGGAAGGCGATCACGCAGGGCAGTCGGAAGGGGCCGCGGGCGTCCGCTGGCCGGCTCGATGTACGCGAGGACGGCCGTCCCCTCCGCGAGAAGGCTCCCATCGGCCGGTCGCGTGACCCGGTAGGCGAAGTGCAGGCTCGAGCCCCCCGCGGCGGTCAAGCGGGCCGTCGCCCGGAGCTCCTCGTAGAACCCGGCGGAGCGGTGGTAGCGGGTCTCGACCTGCGCCAGGACCGTCTCATCTTCCACGCGCCGGATCTCGTCGGGACCGAGGCCGCACGCGCTCCAGAAGGCGAAGCGGGCACGGTCGAAGTAGCGGGTGTAGTTGCCGTAGTACACCCTCCCCTGGGCATCGATGTCGGCATAGTCTACCCGGAAGGTGACGGCCGCCTCCGCCTCCCCCATGCCCCCTCCTCGCCCGGCCGACCGGGCCGGGCGATTGTACCCGGCCCCCCGAGCAAACGAAAGGGGAGGTCAGAGGGTCACGGCCACGAGGAGGGCCAGGGCTGCCGCCGCCGCGAGACCCCGCCGGCCCCGCAGGCGGACCGTGGTCCCCACCGTGAGGGACCCCCCGGTGCTCTGGATCCGCATCCGGGCCATGGGGGCCCGGTCCGGGGGGAGCGCCCCGGTGTCGAGACGGAGGGTGACGAGGGCAGTCTCCTCGTCGAAGCGGTCCGGCTCCGCCGTCAGCCACGACACGTCGAAGGTGATCCGGCCCCGATAGGTGGCACAGCCCAGGCTGGCGAGCGGGACGCGGTACTCGACCGCGCGGGCGGACCGCGTGGCCGTCAGGGTGAGGAGGCGCTCCCCCGCCGGGCCCACCAGCGGGCGCGTGACGGCCAGCCCGTCCCCGGCCGTCGCCGCGAGCGCGCGCTGGAGTGCCCGGCGCATCGCCACGGCGCTCCCGTACCGGCGGGCCGGGTCCGGCTCGAGCGCCCGCATGACGGCAACGGAGGTCTCCCGGCTGATCCGGGGGCTCACGCTGCGGAGCTCCGGGAAATAGAAGGGGCTTCGACTGGGATCGCGCCCCGTGAGGCAGGCGTGGAGCGTGGCCCCGAGGGCGTACAGGTCGGAGCGGAGATCGGTCTGTCCCCGCCCGTACTGCTCGGGCGCGGCGAAGCCGGGAGTCCCGAAGAGGAAGGTGTCGGCCAGCCGACCCGGGCGAAATTCCCGGGCGATCCCGAAATCGATCAGGACGGCGCGCCCGCTCGGGGTGACGATGATATTGGCCGGCTTCAGATCCCGGAAGACGACCGGGGGTTTCCGGAGGCTCAGGTAGTGGAGGGTCCGGCAGAGCTGCACCCCCCAGGAGAGGGCCCGGCGCTCAGACACCGGACCGTGGGTGCGAACCAGGGCCTCGACCGTCCGCCCGGGGACGAAGGTCATCACCAGGTACGCCCCCCGGGATGTGACGAAGGCGTCCAGGACCCGGGGGAGGC is a window from the Candidatus Methylomirabilis sp. genome containing:
- a CDS encoding GAF domain-containing protein — its product is MAFRTKLILLLAGLLLAQGLYLGTLTLSQSRESLRAALQRGAAQIALRMADEIARIVGTADKILELKARELAEEIPGSDPARLRPALRALDETHLTLERLLVVDRTGHVVAASFTGAPASVAEDPALRLALDADAIGPLLTRDRGSSRPILRIARPIRAAGGEVVGALLGTLELTEVADAMRGVSIGKTGSLYLVDREGEILAAADQNPPAERGLHLEAAREAARLVLRGVRELEIPGQEPLIGAYAAVVGTGWTLAVQQTAGEAYLPAARLQRRIVLATGLAVLVAALVAGGLGTWLTRPIRRLTARVRAVTRPEDLGEGFPVPGSDEVAQLAAALTRMAELILTRDREIRQRNRELEAVNTVITAVSRTPNLDRILETALETVTSILEVDACQFRVLDPATDELILRAHRGRGERFVRERARIRWQDSPLAREAASRGEYISIPDITADPRGGELYAREEGLRAFAIFALMGETGPVGLLCVYRRESRPFTPQELLLLSVLGGQVGVAIDTARLYGDLQASTTRLADTNRRLAELYRLTIALQEAIPLPARLDLILEGAHEVLGLDRIGIFLPDPEGTHLQCRAMLGVAEDPLEALRVPVAAEGGVLALAYREARDVVWEGPGPVPSEYRMPGPSAAIRSFRSRAFAVLPLLSRGRAIGVLVADNKVSRRPLPRETVDLLRVFSQQAAIALENAQLFTEAQDRAEQISAANRIASTISSSLHLSQVFDIAAEETAKLLPFDRMSIALVDEGGEAVATLMVKGVGPPAGTEGTTRPLAGSAVASALATGEPCFRQDTLAVPEGERFAEDGSLAEAGLRSWVAIPLQAKDRALGTFNLCSARPGAFTRRELPVLLPIARQLAIAIENARLFEEARATGERLRRLTELSRAVTASLDAQAVLESIVRASVELFRADAATLAVVDPATGLLTQRADYGLRLGAKRHTRTFRPGEGVSGRLLEARAPLVVEDFRTDPRVVNREWAAAEGVVAYAGVPLLLGDRAVGTLAVFTRTPRRFDAGELDLLASLGSHAAIALENARLYAELKGSTEHLEESRRNLEELHRLSIAIQEAASLEERLGHVLRGAHEILALDWINIFLPDEGRTSLRCVARVGGGEEPLESLAVPLGPAGGGLARAFLEKEDVCWNGEGPVPEGIRLHPPYADLKALRARIFANIPLVARGEAIGVIAAGNPETRRPIPEETRSFLRIFAAHAAIAIENARLYRSLKEHSATLEQRIAERTKELAEASRQKSRFLASMSHELRTPLNAILGFSEVLLDRYVGDLTQKQVEYLESIHASGKHLLGLINDLLDLSKIEAGKMVLHPEPCYLPQTLEDALTLVRSEAIRKRLELSLEVASEVGLVEADPAKLKQILYNLLSNAIKFTPERGRVTLRGRQGGSLVEVEVADTGIGIRPEDQGRIFGEFEQVDSAYARQVQGTGLGLPLTRRLVELHGGTLTLQSAEGQGSTFTFTLPLRVPQAARA
- a CDS encoding TAXI family TRAP transporter solute-binding subunit, with amino-acid sequence MARCRFLLLLLGILLLPLAPAGGAPLKTLTIATGSSGGTYYPIGAAIAAILNASLEGTTARAIPSRGSVENLLWLERGDVELGIAQQDVAYYAFYGQEAFAGRVLGQVRALAALYPEIIQAVVRRDASVRGIADLRGRRVAVGAQGSGTAFNARQILEAAGVLREVRAVEAPFEEAMTQLEQGNLDAAFITAGIPTRVIQDLAKRVPIRILPIDGRLREDLMRRYPFFSAASLPAGSYGSPEPVGTLAITALLVGQAALPEETVAEVLRVLFANLAYLRQAHPRGADITPEATRRGLAIPLHPGAARFFAAAGN
- a CDS encoding thioesterase family protein, producing the protein MGEAEAAVTFRVDYADIDAQGRVYYGNYTRYFDRARFAFWSACGLGPDEIRRVEDETVLAQVETRYHRSAGFYEELRATARLTAAGGSSLHFAYRVTRPADGSLLAEGTAVLAYIEPASGRPRPLPTALRDRLPPVPQPPPRPSRLA
- a CDS encoding serine/threonine-protein kinase produces the protein MGRHRRRRYRLLRLLGEGGMSRVWLGESVDAPGRPLAIKEVREAFPSREEREAAQHQFRRETRILTRLRHPGLPRVLDAFVTSRGAYLVMTFVPGRTVEALVRTHGPVSERRALSWGVQLCRTLHYLSLRKPPVVFRDLKPANIIVTPSGRAVLIDFGIAREFRPGRLADTFLFGTPGFAAPEQYGRGQTDLRSDLYALGATLHACLTGRDPSRSPFYFPELRSVSPRISRETSVAVMRALEPDPARRYGSAVAMRRALQRALAATAGDGLAVTRPLVGPAGERLLTLTATRSARAVEYRVPLASLGCATYRGRITFDVSWLTAEPDRFDEETALVTLRLDTGALPPDRAPMARMRIQSTGGSLTVGTTVRLRGRRGLAAAAALALLVAVTL